One Arthrobacter sp. FW306-07-I genomic window carries:
- a CDS encoding SOUL family heme-binding protein, with protein MTEQQPYELVRRYPHFELRRYPDYVVAEVTVTASFDRAGNAAFRYLFNYISGNNTARQKLAMTAPVLQEPRLGPQKLAMTAPVLQEPRLGPQKLAMTAPVLQSGPLPGSGQPAEFTVAFVLPAGVTAETAPAPTDPKVRVRGVPGSLAAVVGFSGGGSDSAFEKRNKGLQAALTLAGLTPVGPPRFARFDPPFKPWFLRHNEVVQDVREAGADSS; from the coding sequence ATGACCGAGCAGCAGCCCTATGAGTTGGTCCGGCGCTATCCGCACTTTGAACTGCGCCGTTACCCGGACTATGTCGTGGCCGAGGTGACGGTGACAGCCAGCTTTGACCGCGCCGGCAACGCCGCCTTCCGGTATCTCTTCAACTACATCAGCGGCAACAACACTGCCCGGCAGAAACTGGCCATGACCGCCCCCGTGTTGCAGGAGCCGCGGTTGGGCCCGCAGAAGCTGGCCATGACCGCCCCCGTGTTGCAGGAGCCGCGGTTGGGCCCGCAGAAGCTGGCCATGACCGCCCCGGTGCTCCAAAGCGGTCCGCTGCCCGGTTCCGGACAGCCTGCTGAATTCACGGTGGCCTTTGTGCTCCCGGCGGGCGTGACGGCTGAAACCGCCCCTGCACCCACCGACCCAAAGGTCAGGGTGCGCGGGGTGCCGGGTTCCCTCGCCGCAGTAGTGGGATTCTCTGGCGGCGGCTCCGACTCTGCGTTTGAGAAGCGCAACAAAGGTCTGCAGGCCGCCCTTACGCTGGCGGGACTGACGCCGGTGGGGCCGCCCCGGTTCGCCCGCTTCGACCCGCCGTTCAAGCCGTGGTTCCTGCGCCACAACGAAGTCGTCCAGGACGTGCGGGAGGCTGGGGCGGATTCTTCCTAG
- a CDS encoding VOC family protein, with amino-acid sequence MQMRLEVVQVPVSDVDRSKAFYTEKLGFILDHDVEHIPGMRVVQLTPPGSAASVVIGTGMTTMTPGSLEGLQLVVPDIAAVRSELVRRGADISEIQDLGGVLFAYFSDPDGNRWVMQGQTQQHIRDAHKA; translated from the coding sequence ATGCAAATGCGCCTTGAAGTTGTCCAGGTCCCGGTGTCCGACGTCGACAGGTCCAAAGCGTTCTACACAGAAAAGCTGGGCTTCATCCTGGACCACGACGTGGAGCACATCCCCGGCATGCGCGTGGTCCAACTGACTCCCCCGGGCTCGGCCGCATCGGTGGTCATCGGCACCGGGATGACCACCATGACGCCGGGCAGCCTGGAAGGACTGCAGCTGGTGGTTCCCGACATCGCTGCAGTCCGAAGCGAGCTGGTCCGGCGCGGCGCAGATATCAGTGAGATCCAGGACCTCGGCGGCGTCCTCTTCGCCTACTTCAGCGACCCGGATGGCAACCGTTGGGTGATGCAGGGACAGACGCAGCAGCACATCCGGGACGCCCACAAGGCCTAG
- a CDS encoding GmrSD restriction endonuclease domain-containing protein, whose product MLLGAVSGGFGGALVVLAISLALTGLYVLLTGRRSWAWLPANRKAGAVAVVASLALFIGGAVALPRVASADLEAASSESTAKAAPAKASPTATPKVSPSSAPTPTAQETGEPLDPENPYVLAAGVTATAPNAQPAYATKAMDVLATLPIKGRAPKTGYDRARFGQAWADVDRNGCDTRNDILKRDLTGITYTNSVPCKVQSGTLADPYTGTTISFVRGSGTSSAVQIDHVVALSDAWQKGAQQLTPEQRTAFANDPLNLQATDGPTNIKKGDGDAATWLPPNKGFRCEYVARQISVKATYSLWVTQAEHDAMARILGDCAGQLAPTNQQAAAPAPVAAEPAPAAVAPAPAPVAPVPAPAAVAPAPAPAAPAPVAPAPAAPAPAPAAAYYANCSAARAAGAAPIYAGQPGYRPALDRDSDGVACE is encoded by the coding sequence ATGCTCCTCGGAGCAGTAAGCGGCGGATTCGGCGGTGCCTTGGTCGTCCTGGCCATTTCACTCGCACTCACCGGCCTGTATGTCCTCCTCACGGGACGCCGCTCGTGGGCTTGGCTTCCCGCGAACCGGAAGGCCGGCGCTGTCGCTGTCGTTGCGTCGCTGGCACTCTTCATTGGTGGTGCCGTCGCCCTGCCGCGTGTTGCCAGCGCGGACCTTGAGGCGGCATCGTCGGAGAGCACGGCCAAGGCAGCCCCGGCGAAGGCAAGCCCCACCGCAACACCCAAGGTGTCGCCGTCGTCCGCGCCAACTCCCACCGCGCAGGAAACCGGGGAACCGCTGGACCCGGAGAATCCGTACGTCCTTGCCGCCGGCGTCACTGCCACGGCGCCGAACGCGCAGCCGGCCTATGCCACCAAAGCAATGGATGTGCTGGCGACCCTTCCCATCAAGGGCCGGGCCCCAAAGACGGGGTATGACAGGGCGCGGTTCGGCCAAGCGTGGGCGGACGTTGACCGCAACGGCTGCGATACCCGCAACGACATCCTCAAGCGCGACCTCACCGGCATCACGTACACGAACAGTGTGCCGTGCAAGGTGCAGTCCGGCACCCTCGCGGATCCCTACACGGGCACCACCATCAGCTTTGTTCGGGGCTCCGGCACCAGCAGCGCCGTGCAGATCGATCACGTAGTGGCGCTCAGCGATGCGTGGCAAAAGGGCGCCCAGCAGCTGACCCCGGAACAGCGGACGGCGTTTGCGAATGACCCGCTGAACCTGCAGGCCACCGATGGGCCCACCAACATCAAGAAGGGCGACGGCGACGCGGCCACCTGGCTGCCACCGAACAAGGGCTTCCGGTGCGAGTACGTGGCGCGCCAGATCTCCGTGAAGGCGACGTACTCGCTGTGGGTCACCCAGGCCGAACACGACGCTATGGCCCGGATCCTGGGCGACTGCGCTGGCCAGTTGGCCCCGACAAACCAGCAGGCTGCGGCTCCGGCCCCTGTTGCGGCTGAACCTGCACCTGCGGCAGTTGCGCCGGCACCTGCGCCTGTTGCCCCGGTTCCCGCGCCGGCGGCCGTTGCGCCTGCACCGGCCCCGGCCGCTCCGGCACCGGTTGCCCCGGCACCTGCTGCGCCTGCTCCGGCACCTGCTGCTGCCTACTACGCGAACTGCAGTGCGGCGAGGGCCGCAGGAGCTGCACCGATCTACGCCGGCCAGCCGGGCTACCGCCCCGCGCTGGATCGCGACTCCGACGGTGTCGCCTGCGAGTAA
- a CDS encoding PASTA domain-containing protein — MKASTVPAVGRLKKTLALAVLAGLMLTGCGGKQAATQPTATATATAVSQTTETVVVPAVVNLTLDKAKDQLEKLGFKVETVDSAKGKAIIVKSNWQVVTQDPANGAQAEKGSTVHLGVKNLDDVAAEKAASEKAAADKAAAEQAAAAKAAANKAAADKAIADKAAADKAAADQAAAAKAAADQAARDAAARAAAEQAAAAQKAAQGPAQAPAPAGGVTPGAFCSPAGAVGLSAKGATYTCKPSATDSRSRWRQ, encoded by the coding sequence GTGAAAGCAAGTACAGTTCCTGCAGTTGGCAGGTTGAAGAAGACGCTGGCCCTTGCCGTGCTGGCCGGTCTCATGCTGACCGGTTGCGGCGGCAAGCAGGCGGCTACGCAGCCGACAGCAACGGCAACGGCAACGGCCGTTTCGCAAACAACGGAGACAGTCGTGGTCCCGGCCGTGGTGAACCTGACCCTGGACAAGGCCAAGGACCAGTTGGAAAAGCTTGGTTTCAAGGTTGAGACCGTGGACAGCGCCAAGGGTAAGGCGATCATCGTCAAGAGCAATTGGCAGGTGGTTACCCAGGATCCTGCCAACGGTGCGCAGGCGGAAAAGGGATCCACAGTGCACTTGGGCGTCAAGAACCTGGACGACGTTGCCGCGGAGAAAGCCGCCAGCGAAAAGGCTGCGGCTGATAAGGCCGCTGCGGAACAGGCAGCAGCCGCGAAGGCTGCAGCTAATAAGGCTGCTGCGGACAAAGCTATTGCAGACAAGGCGGCCGCCGACAAGGCCGCGGCCGACCAGGCTGCCGCGGCAAAAGCCGCAGCGGATCAAGCCGCACGGGACGCAGCTGCAAGGGCAGCCGCCGAGCAAGCGGCTGCGGCGCAGAAGGCCGCACAGGGACCTGCTCAGGCACCCGCCCCGGCAGGGGGCGTTACACCCGGTGCTTTTTGTTCACCCGCGGGTGCAGTCGGGCTGAGTGCCAAGGGAGCCACGTACACCTGCAAACCGTCGGCTACAGATTCACGTTCGCGCTGGCGTCAGTAG
- a CDS encoding LamB/YcsF family protein → MPSIDLNSDVGESFGNWSFGDDAAIFESVSSANVACGFHAGDPVGIMATCQAAVKAGVTVGAHPGYRDLAGFGRRFVDMTPAELTADVVYQIGAVQAVALAGGTAVRYVKPHGALYNTIVNHPQQAGAVVAAILAVDPTLPLMVLPNSEIQRQADAAGLRTVAEAFADRAYNPDGTLVSRREAGSVLHEVNDVVEHVLRLAGDGVVRATDGSLVPVKAESICLHGDTPGAVAMAAAVRSALENAGIQIQSFA, encoded by the coding sequence ATGCCCAGCATCGACCTGAACAGCGACGTCGGCGAGTCCTTTGGGAACTGGTCCTTCGGCGATGACGCCGCCATTTTTGAAAGCGTGTCCAGTGCCAACGTAGCGTGCGGCTTCCACGCCGGCGACCCTGTGGGCATTATGGCCACGTGCCAGGCAGCCGTGAAGGCCGGCGTCACCGTCGGCGCCCACCCGGGCTACCGGGACTTGGCAGGATTTGGCCGCCGCTTCGTGGACATGACCCCCGCAGAGTTGACCGCTGACGTCGTCTACCAGATCGGCGCCGTCCAGGCCGTGGCCCTCGCCGGTGGAACCGCCGTACGCTACGTCAAGCCCCACGGCGCCCTGTACAACACGATCGTGAACCACCCGCAGCAGGCCGGCGCCGTCGTCGCCGCCATCCTCGCAGTGGATCCCACCCTCCCCCTCATGGTTCTCCCCAACTCCGAAATCCAGCGCCAGGCCGACGCCGCCGGGCTGCGGACCGTCGCCGAAGCCTTCGCTGACCGTGCCTACAACCCGGACGGCACCCTGGTCTCCCGGCGGGAAGCCGGCTCCGTGCTGCATGAGGTTAACGACGTCGTCGAACATGTCCTGCGCCTGGCCGGCGACGGCGTGGTCCGTGCCACCGACGGATCGCTGGTCCCCGTCAAGGCCGAAAGCATCTGCCTGCACGGCGATACCCCCGGCGCCGTGGCGATGGCTGCCGCCGTCCGCTCCGCGCTGGAGAACGCCGGCATCCAGATCCAAAGCTTCGCCTAG
- a CDS encoding 5-oxoprolinase/urea amidolyase family protein, with protein MTPIQQQASKATHAEVTGIRPAGNRAILVELSSLDAVLSLQAQLTAHPQPGQIDVIAAAATVLVTAESSQAIGALAAHVRGLDLDAPAEIQSALVTIDVVYDGEDLDEVASLTGLGREAVVAAHTGQLWTAAFAGFAPGFAYLTGENPSLEVPRRRSPRTAVPAGAVALGGAYSAVYPRQSPGGWQLIGRTDAVMWDLGRENPALIRPGDNVRFNAVRAQATVTAGRQAETRQPAEDQPSEEEFPAGEGAGLIVRKPGLQATIQDLGRPGFASLGVSSAGAMDRGALRRANRLVGNREGAAGIELLFGGLELEALTDQVLAVTGAEVPLEITPASKGGTTPARHPECDAPFALLAGEMLKVGNATRGLRSYLAVRGGIGGPEALGSRSTDTMSGVGPNLLEAGTVLPVEPANPGSVVGHPEVSPLPESDQATVLRVVPGPRQDWFSCETLQDFLKQEWTVTPQSNRIGLRLKGQSLSRSRDGELSSEGTVRGAVQVPPEGQPVLFLSDHPVTGGYPVIAVVVHADLDKAAQLPPGTTVRFAAAPPSAALPETLKESSHA; from the coding sequence ATGACCCCCATCCAGCAGCAGGCCAGTAAGGCCACGCATGCAGAAGTAACCGGCATCCGCCCCGCCGGGAACCGGGCCATCCTGGTTGAGCTCTCGTCCCTGGACGCCGTGCTGAGCCTCCAGGCCCAGCTCACCGCACACCCCCAGCCCGGCCAGATCGACGTCATTGCTGCCGCCGCCACAGTCCTGGTCACCGCGGAATCATCGCAGGCTATAGGGGCTCTTGCCGCGCACGTCCGCGGCCTTGACCTCGACGCGCCTGCGGAAATCCAGAGCGCGTTGGTCACCATCGATGTGGTGTACGACGGCGAGGACCTGGACGAGGTCGCGTCGCTCACCGGCCTGGGCCGTGAGGCAGTGGTGGCCGCCCATACAGGCCAGCTTTGGACCGCCGCCTTCGCTGGCTTCGCACCGGGCTTCGCTTACCTCACCGGCGAAAACCCCAGCCTGGAGGTTCCCCGACGCCGGTCACCCCGAACCGCTGTGCCCGCCGGCGCCGTCGCCCTGGGCGGTGCCTATTCGGCGGTTTACCCGCGGCAGTCACCGGGCGGCTGGCAGCTGATCGGCCGCACGGACGCCGTGATGTGGGACCTCGGACGGGAGAACCCCGCCCTGATCCGGCCCGGCGATAACGTCAGGTTCAACGCGGTCCGGGCCCAGGCAACTGTGACAGCGGGGCGACAGGCAGAAACCCGCCAGCCGGCAGAAGACCAGCCGTCAGAAGAGGAGTTCCCGGCAGGAGAAGGCGCGGGCCTCATCGTCCGGAAGCCAGGCCTGCAGGCCACCATCCAGGACCTGGGCCGCCCCGGCTTCGCGTCCTTGGGCGTCAGCAGCGCCGGGGCCATGGACCGCGGAGCCCTGCGCCGCGCCAACCGCCTGGTGGGCAACCGCGAAGGCGCAGCGGGAATCGAACTCCTCTTCGGCGGACTCGAGCTGGAAGCCCTCACCGACCAGGTCCTTGCCGTGACCGGCGCGGAGGTTCCGCTGGAGATCACGCCGGCCAGCAAAGGAGGCACGACGCCGGCACGGCACCCAGAGTGCGACGCCCCCTTCGCGCTGCTGGCGGGGGAGATGCTCAAAGTAGGGAACGCGACGAGGGGGCTGCGGTCCTACCTGGCGGTCCGCGGCGGAATCGGCGGCCCTGAAGCCTTGGGCAGCCGTTCCACGGACACCATGTCAGGCGTTGGCCCTAATCTGCTCGAGGCCGGCACCGTCCTGCCCGTGGAGCCGGCCAATCCTGGCAGCGTGGTGGGCCACCCGGAGGTGTCACCCCTCCCGGAGTCGGACCAGGCCACCGTGCTTCGGGTGGTTCCCGGACCAAGGCAGGACTGGTTCAGCTGCGAAACCCTGCAGGACTTCCTCAAACAGGAGTGGACCGTGACGCCGCAGTCCAACCGCATCGGCCTGCGACTGAAGGGCCAGTCACTCAGCCGCAGCCGCGACGGCGAACTGTCCAGCGAAGGAACCGTCCGCGGCGCCGTGCAGGTGCCGCCCGAAGGGCAGCCCGTGCTCTTCCTCTCCGACCACCCGGTGACAGGCGGTTATCCGGTGATTGCCGTCGTCGTCCACGCGGACCTGGACAAGGCCGCCCAACTTCCGCCGGGCACCACCGTGCGGTTCGCCGCTGCACCACCTTCGGCAGCACTGCCCGAAACACTTAAGGAAAGCTCCCATGCGTAA
- a CDS encoding acetyl/propionyl/methylcrotonyl-CoA carboxylase subunit alpha, with translation MRKVLIANRGEIAVRIARACDDAGLESVAVYADPDADALHVQAATEAYSLAGSRPQETYLDIEKILAVAAKSGADAVHPGYGFLSENAAFAQAVMDAGLTWIGPSPETIRLLGDKVSAREVAVRAGAPLAPGSDGPVDSAEEVRAFAEQVGLPVAIKAAFGGGGRGLKVVRNLADIEESFDSAVRESLAAFGRSECYVEKFLDRPRHVEAQVIADTHGNVVVVGTRDCSLQRRHQKLVEEAPAPFLTPEQRAEIHASAKAICREAGYVGAGTVEYLLDGSGFLSFLEVNTRLQVEHPITEETSGVDLVAAQLAIAAGEKLPILADPEPRGHAFEFRINAEDPGRGFLPSPGAVTEFEVPTGPGIRLDTGVRAGSVVPGQFDSLLAKLVVTGADRQQALRRARRALREFRIGGLATVLPFHRAVVDAPDFTGTDALGVYTTWIENEFATVLDADPAFSPAAPEEPRRTIGIEVDGKRMELGLPKALLDSLLDGGGRRSADAPESHAETQAEKNDGDLLATMAGTVVKWLAAPGSSVEEGETVLVLEAMKMETAVAAHRAGTLGELYAAAGDAVGPGQVLTTIS, from the coding sequence ATGCGTAAAGTCCTCATTGCCAACCGCGGCGAAATCGCCGTCCGGATCGCCCGGGCCTGCGACGACGCAGGCCTGGAAAGCGTGGCCGTGTATGCGGACCCCGACGCCGACGCGCTCCACGTCCAAGCCGCCACGGAGGCCTACTCGCTGGCAGGATCCAGGCCCCAGGAGACCTACCTGGACATCGAAAAGATCCTGGCCGTCGCGGCGAAGAGCGGCGCCGACGCCGTCCACCCCGGCTACGGCTTCCTGTCCGAAAACGCCGCCTTCGCCCAGGCCGTCATGGATGCCGGCCTGACCTGGATCGGCCCCTCCCCGGAAACCATCCGGCTGCTGGGCGACAAGGTCAGCGCCCGCGAGGTGGCGGTCCGCGCCGGCGCCCCGCTGGCTCCGGGCAGCGACGGTCCGGTGGACAGTGCTGAAGAGGTGCGCGCCTTCGCCGAACAGGTGGGCCTGCCGGTGGCCATCAAGGCCGCCTTCGGCGGGGGCGGCCGCGGCCTCAAGGTGGTCCGGAACCTGGCCGACATCGAGGAAAGCTTCGACTCCGCCGTCCGCGAATCCCTGGCGGCCTTTGGCCGCAGCGAATGCTACGTGGAGAAGTTCCTGGACCGGCCCCGCCACGTTGAGGCCCAGGTCATCGCGGATACGCACGGCAACGTGGTGGTGGTGGGCACGCGGGACTGCTCGCTGCAGCGCCGCCACCAGAAGCTCGTGGAAGAGGCTCCTGCGCCGTTCCTCACCCCCGAACAGCGCGCGGAAATCCATGCCTCGGCAAAGGCCATTTGCCGTGAGGCAGGCTATGTCGGCGCGGGTACCGTGGAGTACCTGCTGGACGGCAGCGGCTTCCTCAGCTTCCTGGAGGTCAACACCCGCCTGCAGGTGGAGCATCCCATCACCGAGGAAACCTCGGGCGTGGACCTGGTGGCCGCCCAGTTGGCCATCGCGGCAGGGGAGAAGCTTCCCATCCTGGCGGATCCGGAACCCCGCGGCCACGCCTTCGAGTTCCGCATCAATGCTGAGGATCCGGGCCGCGGCTTCCTGCCGTCCCCAGGCGCGGTAACGGAGTTTGAGGTGCCAACCGGACCGGGGATCCGCCTGGACACCGGGGTCCGCGCGGGGTCCGTGGTGCCCGGACAGTTCGATTCCCTGCTGGCCAAGCTGGTGGTCACCGGCGCCGACCGGCAGCAGGCCCTCCGCCGCGCCCGCCGTGCCCTCCGCGAGTTCCGCATCGGCGGCCTGGCCACCGTGCTGCCCTTCCACCGCGCGGTGGTGGATGCCCCGGACTTCACCGGCACGGATGCCCTGGGGGTCTACACCACGTGGATCGAAAACGAGTTCGCCACCGTGCTCGACGCGGATCCGGCATTCAGCCCCGCCGCTCCGGAGGAGCCCCGCCGGACCATCGGCATCGAGGTTGACGGCAAGCGGATGGAGCTGGGGCTGCCCAAGGCGCTGCTGGATTCGCTGCTCGACGGCGGCGGCCGCCGGTCTGCGGACGCTCCGGAGAGCCACGCGGAGACCCAAGCGGAGAAGAACGACGGCGACCTGCTGGCAACCATGGCTGGCACCGTGGTGAAGTGGCTGGCGGCGCCGGGGTCCAGCGTTGAGGAGGGGGAGACGGTGCTGGTGCTCGAGGCCATGAAGATGGAGACCGCCGTGGCCGCCCATCGTGCCGGCACCCTCGGTGAGCTGTACGCTGCCGCCGGAGACGCCGTCGGGCCCGGGCAGGTGCTCACCACCATTTCCTGA
- a CDS encoding GntR family transcriptional regulator, which translates to MTFDEVLADLQAQARTTKHAETGLWVAAQLRSRIEAGLLKPGSKLAEEALREALGVSRNTLREAFTALHAEHIVTRIPNRGVFVAHPTPDDIREIYRVRRFLEPAAVLWSGETSIEPLPAIIKAARAAAAEGDIPGMAGANQDFHRAIVNRAGSERLNNLMEQVLAEMRLVFHSMAANPAFHEPYVEDNAHIVELLEAGDKAAAADFLATYLDRAETQLLDAVGR; encoded by the coding sequence ATGACGTTTGACGAGGTACTGGCCGATCTCCAAGCCCAGGCCAGGACCACAAAGCACGCCGAGACCGGCCTTTGGGTGGCCGCCCAGCTGCGCAGCCGGATCGAGGCCGGCCTGCTCAAGCCCGGCTCCAAGCTTGCGGAGGAAGCCCTCCGCGAGGCCCTTGGGGTGTCCCGCAATACCCTGCGCGAGGCGTTCACGGCGCTGCACGCGGAGCACATCGTCACCCGCATCCCCAACCGCGGCGTGTTCGTGGCCCACCCCACCCCCGACGACATCCGCGAAATCTACCGCGTGCGCCGCTTCCTGGAACCGGCCGCCGTGCTGTGGTCCGGCGAGACCTCCATCGAGCCGCTGCCTGCCATCATCAAGGCCGCCAGGGCCGCCGCCGCGGAAGGGGACATCCCCGGAATGGCCGGCGCCAACCAGGACTTCCACCGTGCCATCGTGAACCGGGCCGGCAGCGAGCGGCTCAACAACCTCATGGAACAGGTCCTGGCCGAGATGCGGCTCGTGTTCCACTCCATGGCCGCCAACCCGGCCTTCCATGAGCCCTACGTGGAGGACAACGCGCACATCGTGGAACTGCTGGAGGCGGGGGACAAAGCCGCGGCAGCGGACTTTCTGGCCACTTACCTGGACCGCGCCGAAACCCAGCTGCTGGACGCCGTCGGCCGCTGA
- a CDS encoding DUF969 domain-containing protein — translation MLVLIGVLLVIVGFAIRLNPLIVVTVAGIVTALLGGMNPAQILDAFGTGFASSRSVTIFVAVLPVVGIIEFFGLQEQAKVLIGRLAKLTAGRVLIGYLAVRQITAAVGLNSIGGHAQTVRPLVFPMAEGAALRRYGHVPEKISEKIKGHSAGADNVGVFFGEDVFVAVGSILLITTFVDTTYHLHLEPLQLALWAIPTAIAAFLIHGFRLLRLDKQLDKEYREYELTAPKEAAGEAK, via the coding sequence ATGCTTGTACTCATCGGGGTGCTGCTGGTGATCGTTGGCTTCGCCATCCGCCTGAACCCCCTGATTGTCGTCACCGTCGCCGGCATCGTCACCGCACTGCTGGGCGGCATGAACCCCGCGCAGATCCTTGATGCCTTCGGCACCGGCTTTGCCAGCAGCCGCTCGGTCACCATCTTCGTGGCGGTGCTGCCGGTGGTGGGCATCATCGAGTTCTTCGGGCTGCAGGAGCAGGCCAAGGTCCTCATCGGCCGACTGGCCAAGCTGACCGCGGGCCGCGTGCTCATCGGTTACCTGGCTGTCCGCCAGATCACCGCCGCCGTGGGCCTGAACAGCATCGGCGGCCACGCCCAGACCGTCCGTCCGCTGGTGTTCCCCATGGCTGAGGGCGCCGCGCTGCGTCGCTACGGCCACGTGCCGGAAAAGATCAGCGAGAAGATCAAGGGCCATTCCGCCGGTGCGGACAACGTGGGCGTGTTCTTCGGCGAGGACGTGTTCGTGGCCGTCGGCTCCATCCTGCTGATCACCACGTTCGTTGACACCACGTACCACCTCCACCTGGAGCCGCTCCAGCTGGCCCTGTGGGCCATCCCCACCGCCATCGCAGCGTTCCTCATCCACGGCTTCCGGCTCCTGCGCCTGGACAAGCAGCTGGACAAGGAATACCGCGAGTACGAGCTCACCGCCCCGAAGGAAGCCGCAGGAGAAGCCAAATGA
- a CDS encoding DUF979 domain-containing protein — MINVEAVYWLIGILFVAWASLIAADTNHPRRWGSSAFWGILGLCFFYSTWVQAGTAPGWILGVAVLVLVVLASTGLLGHGKHRTSTGPERESYAKRFGNKLFIPALTLPLVTVILVLAAPVLNIGGTPLLDPKNTTLVALAIGAVAAVIVALVILKPKNPATPIFESRRILESIGWAALLPQMLTTLGILFTKAGVGTAVGNLASGLLPKGSLIAGVLVYCIGMFLFTVLMGNGFAAFPIMTAAIGWPVLVQTFHGDPAIIFAIGMLAGFCGTLCTPMAANFNLVPSALLEMNNKYGVITAQVGTAIPLLAVNIALMYFLAFH, encoded by the coding sequence ATGATCAACGTTGAAGCCGTCTACTGGCTGATCGGCATTCTGTTCGTCGCGTGGGCATCACTGATTGCCGCCGACACCAACCACCCCCGCCGCTGGGGCAGCTCCGCCTTCTGGGGCATCCTGGGCCTGTGCTTCTTCTACAGCACCTGGGTCCAGGCAGGCACCGCGCCCGGCTGGATCCTGGGCGTCGCAGTCCTGGTCCTGGTGGTCCTGGCATCCACCGGCCTGCTGGGCCACGGCAAGCACCGCACGTCCACCGGCCCCGAGCGCGAGTCCTACGCCAAGCGCTTCGGCAACAAGCTGTTCATCCCGGCCCTTACGCTGCCGCTGGTCACCGTGATCCTGGTGCTGGCTGCACCCGTGCTGAACATCGGCGGCACCCCGCTGCTCGACCCCAAGAACACCACGCTGGTGGCCCTGGCCATCGGCGCCGTGGCCGCCGTCATCGTCGCCCTTGTGATCCTGAAGCCGAAGAACCCGGCGACGCCCATCTTCGAAAGCCGCCGCATCCTGGAATCGATCGGCTGGGCTGCGCTGCTGCCGCAGATGCTCACCACGCTGGGCATCCTCTTCACCAAAGCCGGCGTGGGCACCGCCGTGGGCAACCTGGCCTCAGGCCTGCTGCCCAAGGGCTCACTGATCGCCGGCGTGCTGGTCTACTGCATCGGCATGTTCCTGTTCACGGTGCTCATGGGCAACGGCTTCGCGGCTTTCCCCATCATGACCGCGGCGATTGGCTGGCCCGTGCTGGTGCAGACCTTCCACGGCGATCCCGCCATCATCTTCGCCATCGGCATGCTGGCCGGCTTCTGCGGCACGCTCTGCACCCCGATGGCCGCCAACTTCAACCTGGTGCCGTCCGCACTGCTGGAGATGAACAACAAGTACGGCGTCATCACGGCGCAAGTGGGCACGGCCATCCCGCTGCTGGCGGTGAACATCGCCCTGATGTACTTCCTGGCCTTCCACTAA